One Exiguobacterium sp. BMC-KP genomic window, TGTCGTCCAAATGGGAACATCTTGGATGCCGGAATTCGTTGAAGCCGGTGCTCTTTCAGACATGAAAAAATATGTGGAGAAATATCCTTCTCTTGCAAAAGATAATTTTTATGAGGGATCCTATCAAACGGTTGAACTAAAAGATGGTGTTTACGGTGCGCCTTGGTATACCGATACTCGCGTTCTCTACTATCGCAAAGATGCGTTAGCTGATGTCGGGTATAAAAAAGCACCAGAGACATGGGAAGAACTCGAGGATGCTTCGGCGAAGCTTGCGAAACGTCCAGGCGAGAACATGTACGGAATTACCTTGGATACGAATGATCAAATGTTGAACTTCATGTTTGCGCGTCAAAATGGATCGGATTTATTGACGCAAGATAACAAACCGTTATTTAATCAGCCTGAATTTATCGAGAGTGCTGAATACTTAACGAGTTACTTCAAACAAAAGTATGCTCCGATTGATTTAGGAATGGATATCGTACAAGCCTTTGGGGCAAAAGAACCGAATGTACCGATGTTCATCAGCGGACCGTGGATGATCAATCTGATTAACGATCAGATGCCAGGGATTGAATCGAAGTGGGGAACTGCAGTCCTTCCGAAAAAAGAAAATAATATTTCATTCCTCGGTGGAGCAAACCTGAGTATCTTTGAAAGCAGTTCTAAAAAAGATCAAGCTGCGAAGTTTATCGCGTATATGAGTGAACCGGAAACGCAGACAAAATGGATGGAAATGACGAAATCACTTCCTTCAACAAAAGAAGCATGGGAAAATGACACACTTCAAAATGATGAAAAACTCAAGACGTTCGGTGAACAAATGCAAGCTGCTCAACCAATGCCACTTATCTCTTCGTGGGAGAAAGTGTCACAAACCTACTTACAGAGTTTTGAGAAAATGTACCGTGGAGATGCTGCTGTCGACAAAGAAGTTGAAGTGTTCCAAAAGAAAGCAGAAACCATCTTAAAATAAGCGGAGCGGAAGCTTCAAGGAAGGAGTCTTCTGAATGAGACGGTTGCTCAACCATCAGGCGCCTTATCTGTTCATTGCACCGACCATCATTTTACTGTTTCTGTTTTCGATCACACCGCTTTTCGTTGCCGTAGTGATGAGTTTTACGAACATGGATTTAGCGGGGATTGCCAACTATGCAAACATCGAATGGATCGGTATTACAAATTATCTAGAAATTTTTAAGGATGAGGTTTTCTTAAAAGCTTTAACGAACACCGTTTTTTATGTCATCTTGGGTGTGCCACTTGTCATTACACTTTCGCTCTCCATTGCTATTGCGATTAACTTTGGTCGGGGAAAAGTATTTGAATGGTTTCGCGTCGTTTTTTATATGCCATCTATTACGAACGTTGTTGCCGTTGCCGTTGTCTGGGGATTCTTATTCAATCCCCAGTACGGACTCTTTAATTTTATCTTGAACGCGATTCATTTACCGGATGTGCCGTGGTTACAAGATCCACTCGTCGCAAAATTATCGTTGATTCTATTAGCATTATGGCGGGCTGTCGGAATCAACATGATTATCTTCCTTGCGGCATTGCAGGGGATTCCACGAACGTACTATGAAGCAGCTGCACTCGACGGAGCGAGTACGTTTCAACAAATGTTTAAAATCACAATTCCTCTTTTACGTTATGCTATTTTCTTCGTCACGGTGACGACGTTGATCGGCTGGATTCAATTTTTCGAGGAACCGTTCATTATGACAGAAGGTGGACCGTTGAATTCAACGACATCATTGGCGCTGTTCATTTATCAAAACGGGTTCCAACTGAGTAACTTCGGATACGCTGCCGCGGGTTCCGTTGTACTATTCGTTTTAATCATTACGGTCACATTAATCCAGTTCCGTGTTCAAAAAAATGATAATCCTTACTAAGGGAAGGGGGACAAATCGATGATTCCGAAAGAAAAACCTGTAGTTGTAACAGGCAGGGAAGCTCGATTTTCACCAATAGCACGTCCGGAAAAAAGACGACGAAAGTCTACTTTCCAATGGGGTCTTGCAACGGTATTGACGTTACTAGGTCTTTGTTTTCTCTTACCGTTTTTTTGGATGGTTCTTTCTTCTGTTAAAACGGATGCGGAAATTTTAGCACTTCCGCTGACGATCTGGCCAAAGGAGTTAACTTTTGAGCATTACGTCAATTTATTCGTGAACTTAAACTTTTTGACCTATTTGAAAAATACACTTTTAATTGTGTTGGCCTCGTTTTTTGGTCTACTCTTAACAGCAATGGCTGGTTATGGATTTGCTAAATTTCGTTTTAAAGGGAGTAAGTTGCTATTCGTTGGTGTACTCGCCACGATGATGATCCCGGGGCAAGTAACGATGATTCCAGTCTATTTAATGCTTAACCAAATGGGATTGACAAACACGATGACGGGAATCGTTTTACCCGGATTAGTTGGTGCGTTCGGCGTGTTTCTGTTTCGACAATTCATGACGACGATTCCAGACGAGCTGTTAGAGGCATCTCGATTGGATGGAGCAAGTGAATGGCGTATTTTCTTCTCGATCGTTCTTCCGATGTCAAAACCTATCTTAGCAGTTCAAGGAATATTAACGTTTATTGGGGCATGGAATAGTTTCTTATGGCCCCTCATCATTGCGAATGATGAGTCACTATATACTTTATCTGTTGGTTTAGCGTTACTTCAAGGGCAACACGGTGGAAATTATGGACTGCAAATGGCGGGAGCTACGTTCATGGTCATCCCGATTATCATTATCTTCATGATTTTCCAAAAGTACATCATTGAAGGGTATAATATTTCAGGTATGAAATGAGTATACGTTTTGATTTCGCGTTCTCTATTGAGAGCGCGTTTTTGTATGCAAAAATATCGATGAATCGTTAGTATAAAAAGATTGTGAGGTACGCCATCTGTATAAAAGTTTTTTTGATTCGATAACAGGAAAAACGGGAAAATCTTGGACATGACTTTGATTTCGAGGAAAGAAGGAATGAAGATGATTCATGTCGAGAACTTGACGAAGACGTACGACGGAAAGGATGTCGTCAAAGGGATTTCGTTTGACGTGCAAGCAGGGGAGATCTTTGCCTTTCTTGGACCGAACGGTGCCGGGAAATCGACGACCGTTCAGATGCTAACGACGTTGATTCCGATTTCCGGAGGTCGGGCGACGATACAAGAATTCGATGTCGTCAAACAGGAAAAACAAGTCCGCTTGCAAATTGGAGTCGCCCTTCAAGATACTGGCATCGACGAGGATTTGACCGGTCTTGAGTTACTTGTCTTACAGGGGAAGTTATTCGGATTAAGTCAGACGGAAGCTAAGAAGCGGGCAGAAGAATTGTTACAACTCGTCGGACTCGATCAAGACGGGCAACGACGGTCCGGCACTTACTCCGGTGGGATGAAACGACGCCTCGATCTCGCCTTGACACTCGTCCATCAACCAACTGTTCTGTTTCTCGATGAACCAACGACCGGACTCGATCCAGCAAGTCGTGTGCAAATCTGGAACGAGGTCCGGCGATTAAATGAGGAGTTCGGCACGACGATCTTCTTGACGACACAATACTTGGAAGAAGCCGATCAGTTAGCAGACCGGATTGCAATCATCAACGAGGGGCAATTGATTGCCGAAGGAACGGCAGCAGAACTGAAGGCAGCAAACGGAGAGGAACGGATCGAGTTGACACTTGCTGAAAAAGCAGATGAACGGTTGGTCTTAGAAGTATTCGCTGGTCGTCAGGAAAAAGATCGTTTGATTATTCCATCACACGGTACGGAAACATTACGTGCGGTCGTCCGCTTCCTTGACGAACGGAAGATGGTTGCTACGTCACTTGTCGTCAAACAACCGTCACTTGATGATGTATTCATCCGTTTAACAGGGCAAGCCTATAAGGAGGAATCGTGAGATGATACGAGAAACATGGTTTTTGATGCGGCGGAGTCTACTCGTGACGTTACGCAATCCGTTCTCCTTTATCCCGAACTTGATCATCAGTGTGTTTTTCCTGCTCGTCTATACGAGCGGTCTCTCCGGTATCTCGAATTTACCTCAATTCGATGGCGTCGATTATTTGAACTTCATTCTTCCTGTCTCAATCGTCTCGGGTGCTGTTGGAGGAGCAGGGGGCGCTGGTCAAGCACTCGTCAAGGATATCGAAAGCGGTTATTTTGCTCGGCTCTTATTGACACCGGTCTCACGAACCGCAATTGTTCTCGGACCGATGTTAGCTGGTATGTTGCAATTATTCGTTCAAACGTTATTGATCTTTGGGATGGCATTTTTGCTCGGTCTATCGATTCCAGTGGGGATCAGTGGCTTTTTCTTAACGATTTTACTTGCGCTCGGATTCGGACTCGCCTTTGCGGGTTATTCGGTCGGTGTAGCCTTAAAGACACGCAACGCACAAGCGGCACAAGCTGGAACGCTCTTGTTCTTTCCGTTGATTTTCTTGTCGACGACGTTCGTACCAAAAGACTTGATTGAAGCTGAGTGGCTTAAGATTGCTGCGACAATCAATCCGACGACCTATATCATGGAAGGGATGCGTAGTGTGTTAACCCGTCCGGACATCGATTGGTCCGTTTACTGGCAAGGGTTGATTGTAGCTGCCGTTCTTAGTATCGCGATGGTCATCTTTGCTGCCTTAAACGCGCGAGGAGCATTGAAAAAATAGGATACTCCTATCCATTTTAAGGGTATACATTTAGAATTCAACAATTGAAGAGGAGGGGTTCAATGAGGCGATATGCGCTTTCACTTTTATTATTAGTAGGTCTCTTGGCTACTGTCCTTGTCTTGTATCAAGTGACGTTCGATATTACGACGTCAATCCTGCATTTCTTATTGGTTCCAGTATTGATCGTCATGACTCTTTTGAATGGAAGAAAAAATTTCTTGATATTGATCAGTTATGTTCTCGTCATGGGTTTTCTCTATTTGATTTTATCGTGGTATAACGAGGCTTCGAACGAACTGCAATTGTCCTACATCGGACAACATCTCTTATCCTCAGTCGGAGTCTTTTTATACTGGTTATTCCTACGTCAGTTACGAAGTGTATTTGAAGAGAATGAATCTCTTCAAAAGCGAGTTGCTTTGCTTGAGGGGTTCTCCGCTTCACCCCAATTGCTTTCCTACAGCGAATTTTTAGATCGAACGGATTTTTTAATTGCGGGAGCAAATCGTCGACAGGAACAAAATATGTTACTTCATATTCAAATTCCATACGCTAGTTTGAATAAGAAAACAATCATGCAACAATTGACAGATGCCGGGCTAAAGGTATTTCGGGCACATTATGACGTCATGTCACAACGAAATCGTCAGGAATTCATCATCTTTCTTCAAAACACAGATCATCATGGTGCGGAGATTGCGTGGCAACGTTACGAGGATGAACTTCGTCAACGCTTTACGGTGCTAGCGTTGCCCTTTCAAGTCGAAATTCTTCCTGTACGATCATCTGTGGAAGAGACGCTGAAGCAACGGAAGGTGGTGGAGCAATGAATCTCGTCTTGAATGTCATCATGGCGATCTTTTGGTTACTTTTACTGTATTATTCTTATCTGACGATTGCCGGTATTCTCGATCGGTACGGAAAAAAAGACGTAGTTACTTTAAATGAATATCCGTCTGTCGCTGTTTTGATTCCAGCACATAATGAAGGCATCGTCATGCGTCAAACACTCGAGGCGATGATGGGAATCAAATATCCAGGGAATCTTGATGTGTTTTTACTCGATGATCAGTCGCAAGATGAGACGCAAGAGATTGCCAGGGAATTTACGACGATGTTCAGTCGAGTCCATTACATTCATGTCCCAAAAGGTGAACCAATCGGAAAATCACGTGTTCTGAACTATGGGCTATCGATCACGGATTCCGAATATTTCTTAATCTTTGATGCAGACAATCAGCCGAAGGCGGATACAGTGACACGACTCGTCGAACAAGCAATGACTCAAAAGAATGCTTGCGGAGCGGTTGGAATCGTCAAGACGATCAATGCAACGACGAACCTGCTGACGCGGATGATTGCAATTGAATTTCAGGTGTTTCAGTTGATCATGCAAAGTGGTCGCTGGAAAGCATTTAAGACTGGATCTTTAGCAGGAACAAACATGCTGTTGAAACGAGATGTCATCGAAGAATTAGGCGGATACGATCCATATGCACTGGCAGAGGATGCGGAATTGACGATGCGCATCACGGCACTCGGTTATACACTTCCTGTCGTATACGAGGCGGAGACGTGGGAACAAGAGCCGGAAACGATGAAAGTATACATGAAGCAACGGACGCGTTGGATGCTTGGAAATATTTATCTATTAGAAAAATCACTTCGGACACGAGATTTTTGGAAAGGAAGTACGCTCGTCCATTCTTTGCAGCATATCATGACGTACCTGCTCTTTATTTTCTTGTTGTTAATTTCTGATATCGTCTTGATTCTAGGGTTGTTCGGTTATGCATTTGATGAGGCGACGACGCCACTCATCATGTTTTGGTTCATGACCTATCTTGTCTATACAATCCAAATCTTAGCTGCGCAAGAACTTGAGGGAACCGCTACCCCGAAAAATATCCTCGTCGGATTAATTATGTACTTTACCTATGCACAATTATTCGTCATTCTTTTATTTCGCGGAATGTATGCTTATATCAAAAGTAAGGTACGCAAAGAGGTCATCGTCTGGGATAAGACGAAGCGCGTCAAGATCGAGTCATGAAGAAAGGATTAGGGATTGGTCTACTCATGTTTTTGCTAGCGGGAGGAGTCTGGTATTTCGTGCAGAAACAAGAGGACGATATCGTGCAACAAGTAGAAGAGGACTATATGCAAAACGGTATCATTCGTGCCTATGATCGTTCGAATGCCCAACGCCTGTCGGAGAGTCTAGGTCAGTATATGCAATATGTATTACTACTCGATGATGAAGTACGGTTCAAGGAACAGGTGAAAATATTAAAAAATCATTTTTTAGTCGAACGCGGATCAGAGGTATATATCAAATGGGAGTTAGGTGAGAAAACGGCAACAAATGCTTGGATTGACGATATACGAATTTCGGAAACGTTACTACAAGCCGGAAAGCAATTCAGTGAACCGTCATATTTAAAGCTTGCGAGTCGAATCGAGACCACCTTACTCAAGCGACAGCAAATTGATGGTAATATCGTTGATTTTTACGATTGGGATTTGCAACAGGCAACAGATGTACTGCATTTGAACTATTTAGAACCGCCGGCACTTAAACGATTGCAGTTACTCGATTTTGCAAAAGAAAGAGTGGCTCAAGCGAAACGAGAGGGACCGTTCACGGCAGAACTATACTATGCGAATCAAGATGAATCGAAGTGGGCAGATGACAAAGTCGTGAATATGATTGATCAAGTCTTGATTGAACGATTACGAGTAGGAGTGATCGGTAAAGCGGACGAGACTTTCCAGGCGTTCATCTCTAAAGAACTGAAGAACGGGAAAATATATGCGCGCTACGACCGTTTATCAGCGACGCCGACGATGAAAGACGAGTCAAGCTCCGTCTATGCCATACTCGCAACTCTTTTGACAGGCGAAGAACGTTCTTTCGTACTCAATCGTCTGCGTGAGATTGAGACGACGAATGCCAAAGTGACGCACGTGTTTGACGTGCTAAATAAAGCGGTTATCTTAAAAGAACTTGAATAAGAAAAAAACTGGAACGGATTTATTCCGATTCCAGTTTTTACTTTGATTGTGATT contains:
- a CDS encoding sugar ABC transporter substrate-binding protein yields the protein MKKLGLALAVGALSVSTLAACSSGSGDDEKTLTIWAMGEEGKALPKLVKEYEKANKGVTVKVQAIPWDTAHDKLLTAVASKNGPDVVQMGTSWMPEFVEAGALSDMKKYVEKYPSLAKDNFYEGSYQTVELKDGVYGAPWYTDTRVLYYRKDALADVGYKKAPETWEELEDASAKLAKRPGENMYGITLDTNDQMLNFMFARQNGSDLLTQDNKPLFNQPEFIESAEYLTSYFKQKYAPIDLGMDIVQAFGAKEPNVPMFISGPWMINLINDQMPGIESKWGTAVLPKKENNISFLGGANLSIFESSSKKDQAAKFIAYMSEPETQTKWMEMTKSLPSTKEAWENDTLQNDEKLKTFGEQMQAAQPMPLISSWEKVSQTYLQSFEKMYRGDAAVDKEVEVFQKKAETILK
- a CDS encoding carbohydrate ABC transporter permease, translated to MRRLLNHQAPYLFIAPTIILLFLFSITPLFVAVVMSFTNMDLAGIANYANIEWIGITNYLEIFKDEVFLKALTNTVFYVILGVPLVITLSLSIAIAINFGRGKVFEWFRVVFYMPSITNVVAVAVVWGFLFNPQYGLFNFILNAIHLPDVPWLQDPLVAKLSLILLALWRAVGINMIIFLAALQGIPRTYYEAAALDGASTFQQMFKITIPLLRYAIFFVTVTTLIGWIQFFEEPFIMTEGGPLNSTTSLALFIYQNGFQLSNFGYAAAGSVVLFVLIITVTLIQFRVQKNDNPY
- a CDS encoding carbohydrate ABC transporter permease, whose product is MIPKEKPVVVTGREARFSPIARPEKRRRKSTFQWGLATVLTLLGLCFLLPFFWMVLSSVKTDAEILALPLTIWPKELTFEHYVNLFVNLNFLTYLKNTLLIVLASFFGLLLTAMAGYGFAKFRFKGSKLLFVGVLATMMIPGQVTMIPVYLMLNQMGLTNTMTGIVLPGLVGAFGVFLFRQFMTTIPDELLEASRLDGASEWRIFFSIVLPMSKPILAVQGILTFIGAWNSFLWPLIIANDESLYTLSVGLALLQGQHGGNYGLQMAGATFMVIPIIIIFMIFQKYIIEGYNISGMK
- a CDS encoding ATP-binding cassette domain-containing protein, giving the protein MIHVENLTKTYDGKDVVKGISFDVQAGEIFAFLGPNGAGKSTTVQMLTTLIPISGGRATIQEFDVVKQEKQVRLQIGVALQDTGIDEDLTGLELLVLQGKLFGLSQTEAKKRAEELLQLVGLDQDGQRRSGTYSGGMKRRLDLALTLVHQPTVLFLDEPTTGLDPASRVQIWNEVRRLNEEFGTTIFLTTQYLEEADQLADRIAIINEGQLIAEGTAAELKAANGEERIELTLAEKADERLVLEVFAGRQEKDRLIIPSHGTETLRAVVRFLDERKMVATSLVVKQPSLDDVFIRLTGQAYKEES
- a CDS encoding ABC transporter permease, which codes for MIRETWFLMRRSLLVTLRNPFSFIPNLIISVFFLLVYTSGLSGISNLPQFDGVDYLNFILPVSIVSGAVGGAGGAGQALVKDIESGYFARLLLTPVSRTAIVLGPMLAGMLQLFVQTLLIFGMAFLLGLSIPVGISGFFLTILLALGFGLAFAGYSVGVALKTRNAQAAQAGTLLFFPLIFLSTTFVPKDLIEAEWLKIAATINPTTYIMEGMRSVLTRPDIDWSVYWQGLIVAAVLSIAMVIFAALNARGALKK
- a CDS encoding glycosyltransferase family 2 protein, with amino-acid sequence MNLVLNVIMAIFWLLLLYYSYLTIAGILDRYGKKDVVTLNEYPSVAVLIPAHNEGIVMRQTLEAMMGIKYPGNLDVFLLDDQSQDETQEIAREFTTMFSRVHYIHVPKGEPIGKSRVLNYGLSITDSEYFLIFDADNQPKADTVTRLVEQAMTQKNACGAVGIVKTINATTNLLTRMIAIEFQVFQLIMQSGRWKAFKTGSLAGTNMLLKRDVIEELGGYDPYALAEDAELTMRITALGYTLPVVYEAETWEQEPETMKVYMKQRTRWMLGNIYLLEKSLRTRDFWKGSTLVHSLQHIMTYLLFIFLLLISDIVLILGLFGYAFDEATTPLIMFWFMTYLVYTIQILAAQELEGTATPKNILVGLIMYFTYAQLFVILLFRGMYAYIKSKVRKEVIVWDKTKRVKIES